Genomic segment of Notolabrus celidotus isolate fNotCel1 chromosome 1, fNotCel1.pri, whole genome shotgun sequence:
TGTGACGCTTCAGAATCGGTGCCATATTCACATTTATTTGTGGTAGGTAACATCATTGTTTGTAACGTTAAGTGGTGATACGTATTAAGTAACACTGGCATGTCCTGTGGTGTTTATTTAAGGAGGATCAAGGTAAGCAAACTACTGGAGCGTCTAAAACGGGCTCAGAAAAGTTTGTTTGGGTTGAGGTGGACCAGGAAGGGAATCCTCCCCCGAAAAGGAGTAGAACTGGAGAGAAACGGAAGCGAGGTTCAGCCACAGGTTGGTTTTGTTCCCCACATCAATTCagtacttttatttattcttggaAGGACTTCTAAAATACCAGGTGTCCGTTGAAAAGTAGATCTCTGATGGGACTAACCTGGATAaatgaatgtaaaataaaaatgtacactCACTCTTCCAGTTACCTCTGGAAGCATGGACCCTTCATGTGCTCCGTCTACTAGTGGACTAGAGAGTGGGACCATTCAAGACATAGGTagtttgtgtgcttgtttccTTACTTGTCTTGTCATGTAGTGATTTAATTTTACCGTTGTTTCATAACTATAATTACCCCCCCTTTATTTTAAAGGCTCCCTCATCCAAGAAGTACAAGACCTGTTGGGACCCACTCAACAACCCGCCCCATCACATTGGAAGGATAGGCAAGCTTCCACTTTTGAAAAGTGGACTGTGTTAAGGCCTTTTATGGTTAACCAGATGCTCTTATCCGAGAAGCCTAAAGAGGGAATTTGCCACCACTGTAGAGCCAAGGTTGCAGTTGTGATGTGTCACGATTGTTTACCAAGACCCCTTCACTGCACAGCCTGTGATGTCGCCAAACATGACTCCATGGTGCTCCATAACAGGACATCAATGATGGAGGGATTCTTCAGGCCACTCCCACCATCAACTTACATCAAGGAAGATGAGGAAGGAAAATTGTCCTACCATGAAAAGGGTACTTTGTATGTTCAAGATCATATAGGCCTACTAAAACTGGTACATTGACTTTAATCTAAATGCCATCTTTTGTGAAGTttcagtgattttattttttcataatgaAAGCGCACACACCCACTGTTGAATGATTAAATAGATTTTTACAGTAATGTAAAATATTTCTTCCCTTGCTTCCTAGAATGCTTTTTACCAATAGTGCTTCCCTTCTGTGATTGCTCCACTGGTCAAATGACTGTTTCTGCAGGGAAGCAAGTCATTCTGATTGGAATGaatggtatttttttttcttctcataaTATCTCTTTAAATGGCTTGTGAATTAAACTAATTATTTTTGTCTTACATTTCAGGACGATACAATCTTTCCCTTCCAACGTTGAGTTGTTCCTGCGGAAAAACTTTGTCAGTGAGCATTGGGGATCTGGTTGAAAGTGGCTACTGGCAAGCCACAGTCAATTTTGAGACAGTGTACGAAGTGGATTTGTTCACTACGTATGAGGATCTCAAGATAACTGCACCAGGAATGTCACGGCAAGCTTTTGTTAGCATGCTTGAACAGCGCACAAAACTCTTCGGCCGGGTGAGTACCTGATTCAAGTAATTGTCCACAACTTTGAATGATTTTCAGATACATTTGTATGATTTTGATGATGCATTTTGATTCCCCTTGCTATCAGAGTGGTAAGATATGTGGAGACACCATGCAGAAGTCATTCCTGGAATGGACCTATGCAAAATTTGAGGTTGAAAGGCTGTCTCAGGTGCAGCATTTTCAGTGCCCTGCATGCACACCCTCCATGTTAGCTGTTGCAGTCGATGGGAACCGCAAACTATACCGCTTTAAGAGCCAACCAGGGTGTGTAGAGTTCTTGTCCATTTATAGTTTAGAGTGTCATAAGTGGTACCTTGGTAGGTTTCAccaatatttgtgtttttatttctttagacCTAATGGATTTTTTGATGGTGTGTTTCTGGCCAAGGATGCTGAAGTGACCTCCTTTGTCGACTACATCCATGGGACAACACGACATGTAACGTTAATTTACATTTCTCCTCGTTTACTCTTGTGCCTTGTTGAATGCTTGTAGCCTACTACTTGCAAATCTTGTGTATTAATATGATGACTCCATAAAGCATCCTGTTACTTATGTCAACAGCTTAATTTATACCACTTAGCACTGTGTATATGTCTGTATTTGCCATCTTCTCTTTTAGAATCCTGCAAAAGGGAGGTGTGGCACAGGCGAGTGGGTGGCAGCACGAGAGTCCTCAAACAAGTCTGCCAGCAAAGTAGACGAGGAGGGTGTTGAGGTTGCTGTCTGCCGTCATGGGTTTCTGCTGAAGGCATTGAATATGTTCCGTGGAGAGATATTTGCATATCCCTTATATCTCCAGAGACAGCTTGCTTCGCAGAATGTACAGTTTTTTTGCTCAGACGTGGTCTGCAAATACTGGCCGTATTTACAGAGGGTTGTGGGCCACTGTCCGGAGTTGCAAGACCTGTTGAATATGCGTCCATTTCTCTCCATCATGCATGCTAAAGCACATTCCTGGATGTGTGAGGTAATGATTGACAGTCACTTATACTGTATTTGTTATTACTGTTGGTCCTCTGCCAACCCACTCTGTTTTCCAAATGGTAACATATgagtcaatatgttgtagttgcAATGGGGAGGACGTAATCAAGAAGGAGCAGGGACAACAATTGGGGAGGAGGTTGAACAGGTCAACAGCTTCCTCTCTCGAGCAGCCATATGTTCCAAGTACATGTCAAAAGCTGGTAAGTAGTTTTTAGTTGCATctaatttatttagtttttgatTACCTTGCCTAATATACAGTTTCTATTAAGTTCGCACAGACATGCTCACCATCCAGGCAAGTGGctggaaaaaaaggaaggcAGAAAACCTTGACCGGACATTGGCCAAAAGATACATCAAGGTACAGACCAGACTGGTGTTGTATGACTAAGGGCGCACTCACGCTAGCAAAATTGTCCCTTGCCATGCTTAAGCACGATTGTTTCAAATTTGGGTCACGTGTTTGTAActtcaacatttgttttgacAGACTGTACAAAGGATTTCAGAGGTGTCTGAGGACCTTAAGAAACTCACTGCTGAGTTGTCTTTACAGGAAGACACAGTCCAGCAATGGGTGTCAGATGTTCAGCAGTGGACAAGAGGTACAGtggaaatgttcatttttgcaCAATTCAAAGACTCATTTGGATCAGTTCTGGTCTAGGTAAGATGAAAAGAGGTTGATCGAAACGGATATTGGTGTGAATTAATCTTATACTTCTCTTCACAAGGATCAACCAGTCAAAACGACTTGGAAAAGACCATAGAAGGACTGTATCTGAGCATCAAGCAGCGAAAATATCAGCTGTATCGTCAGTCTGGTGAGATTAAATGCCGCCAACTGTGaagatttgtttatttttcaagaAGTGACTTAACAAAATCAGTACTCTTTTTATACACTGTCAAAATAGCTAATGcatttatagaaaaaaaaacttttttgttgTAGCCTAGACTTACTCATATTGATGTTCATTAGTCTGTAAGTGTACaataaattgttttttgtttcaaatacTAGATGGCAATAAGCGGAGACATCAGCTAAGGAAAAGGATTGCTGCAGAAAAGAAAGCCTTGGAAGATGCCATCAGTAAACGTAATGCTGTTGTGGGGGAAGCTGATAAACTCCCTCCACCTAGCGAGCTCTTGGCAGAGGACAACTACTCCTGGCCTTGGGAATGTAAGTGATAGTTGTGTTAATATCTGTATTCAACTCCTGCCCACTGAGTCTAACAACAAATTTAAGTAAACCAATCAGCTGCCCTTTGTCTTTAGGTGTTGCAAAGTGTTTTAGACACACCCTTATTGAATCAGGCAACCCAGGGAGACAAATAATTTCCTTTTTCCTATAGATTATGTAAAGGGGCAACAAGGTTGAATGAACTCATTTCAGTATCCCCATTAGCCACTACCCAAGTAGCAAATACTGAAATcagaaatcaaaataataacaacaacagtaatgaATGATAACAGCCTCTGTGAGCTAAAGAATAATTGATTTCACAAAATATTTGgcattgaaatattaaaaaaaaaaataagcagaGAAATTTGTCCTTTCATTCATCAATGACCAACCTAAAGTAAAGGGAATTTTTGTGATATTAGCTCTTCTGTCACAGTTCAGCGCCAGTCTTGCGGCTCTGTTCTGGACTAAATGTAATTTCCCGACTGTCCTATTGTATTGCAATCACTGCACCCCTCTGATGTACTGGGATAGCACCACAGGACAGAAGCCTGGCTGTGTGTTGCTTAGCCAAAATTTCTATCTCAAACTGCAAATGTTGAAAGACACTGAATACACTATTCTGCTGCACATGCCTTGAGAGAAATGTTAGATTATTTATAACACTTTAATGTGACGAATTGCAGGTCATGGCGATatggcaaagaaaaaaagagttcaTGACAAGGTGATGCTGCTGACCAGACTAAAAGAAGAGGAGGTTATTGTGGTTCGTGAAGTCAAGCAGCACTGGGAGTACATGAGGAGCATGATTGAAGAGCTTTCATCCCATCTTTCTGAAGGAATCACCCAGCAAAGTGAgtgcaataaacattttttggtAATTGCTtgtagctttttattttttctaattttaattttaatataatGTCCTGTTGTCAGGTAGCGCTGTGGCATTGTCGGAGAGAGGACGCGAGGGGCTACTCTGTCTGCTAAAAAGAAGATTGTCCGTAGTTCAAGCTCAGCAGGGTGCAGCACGTACAATATACCAAAGTGTTTTGGGACTGCAAACGGTGTCTGTGGATGACTCTTCTGCTGATGAAGAGGAAAACCTGGAAACTAGCTCCTCCTCTGATGAAGAACTGTGACTTTCCCCCCAAAGCAGTCTACTGTTTCTGGCCCTTTGCACACTCTTGCCCCTTTTGATCTCCTTCTCCCCTTGGTTGATCATCTTGAAGATCAACTTGCAAATTAGTGGTTGTACTCTCCTGGTTTGAGTTAAGACTGTTGGTGTGTTTCTATTGTCAGTCGTGTGGAGGTGTCGTTTCGTGTTTTTCTtctattaaaaatatatgtatggGAACTGTGGACTTGTCTTATGTATCTCAATAAGATTGCAAACGAAAGCTTTTATGGTGCTTCACCACAAAGTACACAAACTTAAAGATATCCACAATAAAACAACCTGTGTTTAGGAGagatttgaaagaaaaataaatgatttgaGCAGATAATGTACATTGTATTGCATTGCATATCCTTTGTGGACATTTCATTTAGGTGATTGAAATTGTTTAAAGTAGCATTTTCATATTTGAATTTCAACCGAGTAATAAACCAATCTAGAACCATAAATGTATTTTCTGctgacaaaagaaaagaaaaaagctggACAACCAATAAATGTAAACCCACAACCATATGGTAAGTGCCCTGATTACATAGAATTGCCCTATTCATAGATAAGGGTCATAAAAATGGCTATCAATATGCATTTACACTGTGAATCATGTGTATCTCCCCATTAGTTGAAAGTCAATGACGTAATGCGGAAGCTGTAGTCCACGCATATTCGACTCCACATTTCTctaaataatatgaaataaaaagatcaacttttgtttttcttaaagatTTTCGCAGATATTTTATATTACTTCTACTTCGGCTGTAGAATTCATAAGATATATTTAGCAGATAGATGTATATTTATGAACGAAAAGTTGAAACCGGAAGAATTACCTAAACAAAACGCAATATCAACAAAAATCGCTAAACTGTGTGAAATTAACCAGCACCATcactttttgaaatattaatcgTGTAAATTATTTTACAAAACCCATTCGGCTTTAGTAAATATTAGAAATAGTCGGTAGATACACATTTTTACAACCTAATTATGTCCCCACCTTGCACGACACCAGACATAACGAACGAAATTCCGGTTTCTAGAACAGCAGTCAAAATATccgaaataaacaaatatatgtactttattttaacatagaTCATGTATGTACAATGCAATTAATACTTCGGCCACACGAGACACGTGACATATTATGTGGATATATCTTATTTAAGCCCTAGTCAGAACCTTTTTTTAGAAACTGAAAAGACTACAAATATGGTGCCATTCAGTATCAAACTGTATGACTTAACTCCTGGGAATTGTGGTCTTTTAGAGAAATCTCAGTTTCCCTTACCTAATAagcaatatatatttaaaatctcTTATGCTCTTGTCTTGTCCATATTAATTCATCctagttcttttttttctttccttataGAAAAGTTAATCAAATTTATCATCCTTCActgttttaatattcattttaatgtctttcaTATCTTTGTAACATATGCTCATTATGAGAGCCAAAGAGCAACAGGGTTGAACATGTCAAAAGGCTTCATGTCTCTGCTATGcctcaaatgt
This window contains:
- the LOC117824805 gene encoding uncharacterized protein LOC117824805 isoform X2, which encodes MDTLEDDDAIFLADVLLDECKEDQGKQTTGASKTGSEKFVWVEVDQEGNPPPKRSRTGEKRKRGSATVTSGSMDPSCAPSTSGLESGTIQDIGSLIQEVQDLLGPTQQPAPSHWKDRQASTFEKWTVLRPFMVNQMLLSEKPKEGICHHCRAKVAVVMCHDCLPRPLHCTACDVAKHDSMVLHNRTSMMEGFFRPLPPSTYIKEDEEGKLSYHEKECFLPIVLPFCDCSTGQMTVSAGKQVILIGMNGRYNLSLPTLSCSCGKTLSVSIGDLVESGYWQATVNFETVYEVDLFTTYEDLKITAPGMSRQAFVSMLEQRTKLFGRSGKICGDTMQKSFLEWTYAKFEVERLSQVQHFQCPACTPSMLAVAVDGNRKLYRFKSQPGPNGFFDGVFLAKDAEVTSFVDYIHGTTRHNPAKGRCGTGEWVAARESSNKSASKVDEEGVEVAVCRHGFLLKALNMFRGEIFAYPLYLQRQLASQNVQFFCSDVVCKYWPYLQRVVGHCPELQDLLNMRPFLSIMHAKAHSWMCELQWGGRNQEGAGTTIGEEVEQVNSFLSRAAICSKYMSKAVRTDMLTIQASGWKKRKAENLDRTLAKRYIKEDTVQQWVSDVQQWTRGSTSQNDLEKTIEGLYLSIKQRKYQLYRQSDGNKRRHQLRKRIAAEKKALEDAISKRNAVVGEADKLPPPSELLAEDNYSWPWECHGDMAKKKRVHDKVMLLTRLKEEEVIVVREVKQHWEYMRSMIEELSSHLSEGITQQSSAVALSERGREGLLCLLKRRLSVVQAQQGAARTIYQSVLGLQTVSVDDSSADEEENLETSSSSDEEL
- the LOC117824805 gene encoding uncharacterized protein LOC117824805 isoform X1, with translation MDTLEDDDAIFLADVLLDECKEDQGKQTTGASKTGSEKFVWVEVDQEGNPPPKRSRTGEKRKRGSATVTSGSMDPSCAPSTSGLESGTIQDIGSLIQEVQDLLGPTQQPAPSHWKDRQASTFEKWTVLRPFMVNQMLLSEKPKEGICHHCRAKVAVVMCHDCLPRPLHCTACDVAKHDSMVLHNRTSMMEGFFRPLPPSTYIKEDEEGKLSYHEKECFLPIVLPFCDCSTGQMTVSAGKQVILIGMNGRYNLSLPTLSCSCGKTLSVSIGDLVESGYWQATVNFETVYEVDLFTTYEDLKITAPGMSRQAFVSMLEQRTKLFGRSGKICGDTMQKSFLEWTYAKFEVERLSQVQHFQCPACTPSMLAVAVDGNRKLYRFKSQPGPNGFFDGVFLAKDAEVTSFVDYIHGTTRHNPAKGRCGTGEWVAARESSNKSASKVDEEGVEVAVCRHGFLLKALNMFRGEIFAYPLYLQRQLASQNVQFFCSDVVCKYWPYLQRVVGHCPELQDLLNMRPFLSIMHAKAHSWMCELQWGGRNQEGAGTTIGEEVEQVNSFLSRAAICSKYMSKAVRTDMLTIQASGWKKRKAENLDRTLAKRYIKTVQRISEVSEDLKKLTAELSLQEDTVQQWVSDVQQWTRGSTSQNDLEKTIEGLYLSIKQRKYQLYRQSDGNKRRHQLRKRIAAEKKALEDAISKRNAVVGEADKLPPPSELLAEDNYSWPWECHGDMAKKKRVHDKVMLLTRLKEEEVIVVREVKQHWEYMRSMIEELSSHLSEGITQQSSAVALSERGREGLLCLLKRRLSVVQAQQGAARTIYQSVLGLQTVSVDDSSADEEENLETSSSSDEEL
- the LOC117824805 gene encoding uncharacterized protein LOC117824805 isoform X3, with the translated sequence MDTLEDDDAIFLADVLLDECKEDQGKQTTGASKTGSEKFVWVEVDQEGNPPPKRSRTGEKRKRGSATVTSGSMDPSCAPSTSGLESGTIQDIGSLIQEVQDLLGPTQQPAPSHWKDRQASTFEKWTVLRPFMVNQMLLSEKPKEGICHHCRAKVAVVMCHDCLPRPLHCTACDVAKHDSMVLHNRTSMMEGFFRPLPPSTYIKEDEEGKLSYHEKGRYNLSLPTLSCSCGKTLSVSIGDLVESGYWQATVNFETVYEVDLFTTYEDLKITAPGMSRQAFVSMLEQRTKLFGRSGKICGDTMQKSFLEWTYAKFEVERLSQVQHFQCPACTPSMLAVAVDGNRKLYRFKSQPGPNGFFDGVFLAKDAEVTSFVDYIHGTTRHNPAKGRCGTGEWVAARESSNKSASKVDEEGVEVAVCRHGFLLKALNMFRGEIFAYPLYLQRQLASQNVQFFCSDVVCKYWPYLQRVVGHCPELQDLLNMRPFLSIMHAKAHSWMCELQWGGRNQEGAGTTIGEEVEQVNSFLSRAAICSKYMSKAVRTDMLTIQASGWKKRKAENLDRTLAKRYIKTVQRISEVSEDLKKLTAELSLQEDTVQQWVSDVQQWTRGSTSQNDLEKTIEGLYLSIKQRKYQLYRQSDGNKRRHQLRKRIAAEKKALEDAISKRNAVVGEADKLPPPSELLAEDNYSWPWECHGDMAKKKRVHDKVMLLTRLKEEEVIVVREVKQHWEYMRSMIEELSSHLSEGITQQSSAVALSERGREGLLCLLKRRLSVVQAQQGAARTIYQSVLGLQTVSVDDSSADEEENLETSSSSDEEL